DNA from Deltaproteobacteria bacterium:
GCATCATCGACGGCGACGGCCACGTGGTCGAAGACATTGCGGCCATCATCGACAACATGCCGCCGGAGTACATCGGCAAGACCTTTTCGGAGGCACGCGCCAAGAGCCCGTTTCCGCCCATCGACCACCTGCACTCGGCCAACCGCCACTACGTCCCGGAAGGGGCCTTCGCCAACGTCGGGCCGGAGGGCTGGGAAGTGTTCCTGGAGGACGTGCGCATCGACGCCACGGTGCTCTACACCAGCGCCGGGCTGGCCTTCGGCAAGATCGTGAGCCGCGACTGGGCCATCGAGCTGGCGCGGGCCTACAACAACTGGATCCACGAGACCTACGTGGCCCGGAGCCCGCGCTTCCAGGCCATGGGGCTGCTGCCGCTGCAGGAGCCCAAGGCCGCGGCCGCGGAACTGCGGCGCATGGTCACGGAGCTGGGCCTGTGCGGCGCCATGCTGCCGTCCACCGGCGCCAACATGCCGCACCTGGGCTCCGAGCGCTACTGGCCCATCTACGAGGAGGCGGAGCGGCTGGGATGCGCCATCGGCATCCACGGCGGCGCGCACGAGGGCATGCTCATGGACGACATGACGCCGTACGCGCCGGTGAACGCCCTGGGTCACCCCATGGGGCAGATGATCTGCTTCGCCGGCGTCATCTTCAACGGCGTCCTGGACAAGTTCCCGGGGCTCCGCATCGGCTTCCTGGAGGCCGGCTGCGCCTGGCTGCTCACCTGCCTTGAACGGTTCAGCGGCTCATGGGCGAGCCACGTGCAGTACGACCCGCGCGGGCGCTTCCTCAAGCTCGACGACGGCATGAGCATCACCGACTACGTCTGCCGCCACATCGACGAGGACCGCATCTTCGTGGGCGTGGAGGGCGACGAGCTGTCCATCGCCGAGGCGGTGCGCGTGGTGGGCAACAAGCCGTTCCTGTTCTCGTCCGACTACCCCCACGAGGTGGACGCGGCCACGTGCAAGCACGAGCTGCAGGAGCTGGAGGAGAACGAGGAGCTGAGCGACGACGACAAGGACGCCATCCTCTTCCGCAACGCCCAGCGGTTCTACCGGCTGGGCGAGGGCGCGGCGCAGGGCGCGTAGGCCCTTCGACTTCGCTTCGCTACGCTCAGGACGAATGGAGAATGAACGGGAGGCCAACCGTGAGCACGTTGCAAGATCAGATGATCGTGGACGGCGACGGCCATGTGGTGGAGGACCACGAGGCCATCTGGGCGCGGATGCCCGAGGCGTACCGCGGGAAGAACTGGTCCGTGCGCAGTCCCTTCGCGCCCAACGACCACCTGCACGCGGCCAACCGCCACTTCGTTCCCGAGGGCGCGTTCGCCAACGTTGGCCTCGAGGGGTGGGTGGAGTTCCTGGAAGACGTAGGGGT
Protein-coding regions in this window:
- a CDS encoding amidohydrolase family protein, which gives rise to MTSTSPRRIIDGDGHVVEDIAAIIDNMPPEYIGKTFSEARAKSPFPPIDHLHSANRHYVPEGAFANVGPEGWEVFLEDVRIDATVLYTSAGLAFGKIVSRDWAIELARAYNNWIHETYVARSPRFQAMGLLPLQEPKAAAAELRRMVTELGLCGAMLPSTGANMPHLGSERYWPIYEEAERLGCAIGIHGGAHEGMLMDDMTPYAPVNALGHPMGQMICFAGVIFNGVLDKFPGLRIGFLEAGCAWLLTCLERFSGSWASHVQYDPRGRFLKLDDGMSITDYVCRHIDEDRIFVGVEGDELSIAEAVRVVGNKPFLFSSDYPHEVDAATCKHELQELEENEELSDDDKDAILFRNAQRFYRLGEGAAQGA